The sequence AAAAGTTCATATAAAAAGAGAGTGCAGAGCATGAAGAGAAACCGAGTTTTTTCTTGAAAACTCGGTTTCTGTTGCACGATTCCTTTACGTGAGCCTAAACAAAAACCGCCGGGGAGACATTGAATCTCTCGCTGAGCACTTTGATCTGTGTAACAGTAAGCGGTTTCTTTCCACTGAGGATGTCTGAAACAACTTCTTGGTTGCCCATTTCTGGTAAATTGCTGGGCTTCAAATTGTGCTCCTCCATCAGAAACCTCAGACAATCTATTGGATCGACATCTGGTTCCGGGATATTTCTATCTTCGTAATCCTTGACTAAGGTTCCTAACGTATCTATCAACGACTCAATTAATGGGGTTCCATTTTCGCCTACCTCGTCTATTAATTCGTCGAGCCATCCGACAGCTTTGTTATACTGCTGTTCGGTTTCAAATGTTGATAGGACTTTTGAAACGACGGGCCATACTTTAATGGTGTCAGCTAGCTCTTGATCTAAAATCTTCATAATTTACTCCTTCCATTTCCCTCTATTGTAGTCTGTATGTGTCAAAATATCTCTGATGTATATGCGCTTCTTCGCGTAAACAATGTAAGCTACCAATCTGAATCTATTGCCTCCGATATTGAACACTGTCAACTTCCCCACCTGATCTGCACTCCGAAAAGTTCTTCGCAAATCCGGAAAAGATTCAAAATTTGTTCGCTTTGCAATTCGATACCATCGGTCTAAAGGACGCTCAGCCCCCGGATGGCTCTGGCTGAATTCGAGAATTCGCTTTCGTGTTATGATGTGCATGCAAAACACTCC is a genomic window of Candidatus Poribacteria bacterium containing:
- a CDS encoding transcriptional regulator, which gives rise to MKILDQELADTIKVWPVVSKVLSTFETEQQYNKAVGWLDELIDEVGENGTPLIESLIDTLGTLVKDYEDRNIPEPDVDPIDCLRFLMEEHNLKPSNLPEMGNQEVVSDILSGKKPLTVTQIKVLSERFNVSPAVFV
- a CDS encoding type II toxin-antitoxin system HigB family toxin encodes the protein MHIITRKRILEFSQSHPGAERPLDRWYRIAKRTNFESFPDLRRTFRSADQVGKLTVFNIGGNRFRLVAYIVYAKKRIYIRDILTHTDYNRGKWKE